A window from Penicillium oxalicum strain HP7-1 chromosome VIII, whole genome shotgun sequence encodes these proteins:
- a CDS encoding JmjC domain-containing histone demethylation protein 1 gives MPEVGRIDGYTWYGSIPYQCRWGARRRRSQSQVPSSEPPADSLSLRASHFQSSDTIHSQAQQLEPPHCKDVSLGAHHLRLYKAAAAVQNPPPLRTGSPSDLPSSLHRLPRSVLPSSLFQTTLGNISSSRRIAAHNSVCRTSFLLTEVVSLSAFLSARGLRRDSHRAWLNPPPQRSQTPSTLSAATEFPPPSPSAISSAILNRSSRLVDHRDEVRRFRVVVPIPALLHPLRRKSRIQSQLHPTIIEPSPVCESIWISPMMMSAASFSMPLGERPSYYRTPSPPRRAVEPITPSTAEFRGPWAERDLARAASLEHDQRSLDAGRSTGPDSECHQRSGHGRSNSTIDTLATIALATSPTFTPLLPAPSSPHSRSAFPLFSNDSQNSERPAKRARSERDSSPYRSPSSSSHALPPSGHLQHSVLDSMKTDAELLLNFARPSNFWPNGHSTKRVSIDESYHTHHGVWGSNLVRHDRQEYPHPSLHFSAEDRKPSHHNTENHVPPSRLRSRSDGSTFLSRPIIPGARPTTSAGALPPVLWEEEEEEHARVSDTSQYMGYGPQRHDEPDKSLHDATTVAPKVEEDVRGDTTQATCAACHMVRIPVEPDAQQEGDTWIGCDGCKRWFHILCAGFKNDREIRTVDKFICRNCRATHGQTTFVRKSSRARTAIDYAGLNQGVIKAASDSAEHHYLEPIRQGKIRFLPENFPRMKPELITAEYFERGNGWAEPVVIPAAWNHREAMPELDEDFASLVEEAPTQEMFDDLLDHVDEVETGVQEVVDCGQDQLDMVVPQGLTVRAVAELYGPEERVEVIDVKSQQGEDKRWNMQKWADYYESNEPDKPVRNVISLEVSQSRLGRLIRRPKVVRDLDLQDAVWPQELKAIGDYPKVQFYCLMSVADCYTDFHIDFGGSSVYYHILRGKKTFFFIPPKDKHLKKYEEWCKSPAQDSIFLGNQTKECYRVDLSEGDTMLIPSGWIHAVWTPENSLVIGGNFLTRLNYGMQIKVLNIEKETKVPMKFRYPFFQKIQWYTALRYLEDDPIPQNVMDSFAQDENYRFHRRHPIYYEFGERANQEQPGSAYYNARLYSQAELEGLPELTKYLLRTALIASSYNIEGVTVETRNAVRRSVPKGISDPVDMIRKFGIWVAWKRGNEKAPQWTRPGVIESNPKIPLNEKKSAGRPSRRSERNFDSQRTYAERQAVQRPSDDVSATPAAPANNPPAPVPSETATPATPVAPVAPAFAGDVVVREPSSASKTRPAQRGSGLGPKRVACDACRRRRIRCRHKDEPGDSGTLGTHLGVNGLGLTSGLSTPSSLAQDAVSALNSLAAIASQAGFQSNGVVGFDQFDGSGKFHSTVMGTSTVAGSRLAELSPDGVNGGKKGRSKACDDCRKSKRRCIHDEFGRVDPIKAQERSKPRGTASSKRPRPNEDETVPAPVKKTKQESTSPNLHAMTFEDYAATSLPQDAQSAYDVLRHAQAHPSKMAEVVTVGQALYASPPVLHVDSMDIKDQSSLAISENPTTASLVSPPTSLADEMDPVQEGEPVTSVEGETSGVLHTPNSSSRHSSRQPRHGERFITEIPPSRSSNHVTRPPATQVTPGPSSIRKSSPRPSSSHAKKSSPMVETHFGRHATTSLSPRQSKHSKHRVKEDADEESLRLIRELQEEEFGLRRRRG, from the exons ATGCCGGAAGTCGGTCGGATCGACGGTTACACGTGGTACGGTTCGATACCGTATCAATGCCGCTGGGGAGCTCGGCGAAGACGCTCTCAGTCGCAAGTCCCAAGCTCGGAGCCGCCAGCGGACTCTTTGTCTCTTCGTGCCAGTCACTTCCAGTCGTCAGACACAATTCACTCGCAAGCGCAACAATTGGAACCCCCGCACTGCAAAGACGTCTCACTCGGAGCGCATCATCTTCGGTTGTACAAAGCGGCCGCGGCCGTACAgaaccctcctcctctgcgGACGGGCTCCCCGAGCGATCTGCCCTCCTCTCTCCATCGTCTGCCGCGCTCCgttctcccctcctccctcttccAAACCACCCTCGGAAACATCTCATCCAGTCGGAGAATCGCCGCCCATAACTCGGTCTGCAGGACTTCATTCCTGCTGACTGAAGTCGTCTCACTTTCAGCCTTTCTTTCCGCCCGCGGGCTGCGGCGCGATTCCCATCGCGCCTGGCTCAACCCGCCGCCACAACGCTCGCAAACCCCCTCAACTCTCTCCGCCGCGACTGagtttccccctccctccccgtCGGCTATCTCCTCCGCAATCCTCAATCGTTCCTCGAGACTCGTCGATCATCGAGACGAAGTGCGACGGT TCCGTGTGGTTGTACCAATCCCCGCTTTGCTGCATCCACTTCGCCGCAAAAGTCGCATCCAGTCGCAGCTCCATCCCACCATCATCGAACCCTCTCCCGTGTGTGAATCGATCTGGATCTCGCCCATGATGATGAGCGCAGCGTCCTTCTCGATGCCGCTGGGCGAGCGTCCGTCATATTACCGCACACCATCTCCTCCCCGACGCGCTGTGGAGCCGATTACACCGTCGACTGCCGAATTTCGAGGACCGTGGGCTGAACGCGATCTTGCACGTGCTGCCAGCCTCGAACACGATCAGCGCTCGCTAGATGCTGGTCGGAGTACCGGCCCCGATTCTGAGTGCCATCAACGGTCGGGGCATGGCCGGTCAAATTCGACCATTGACACACTCGCTACGATAGCGCTCGCAACAAGTCCTACCTTCACGCCTCTCCTTCccgccccctcctctcctcacTCTCGTTCCGcattccctcttttctccaatGACTCGCAAAACTCCGAGCGACCGGCCAAGCGGGCCCGATCGGAACGAGACTCTTCTCCATATCGCTCgccctcctcttcttcccatgCACTGCCGCCCAGCGGCCATCTACAACACTCCGTCTTGGACAGTATGAAGACCGATGCTGAGTTGCTTCTGAACTTTGCACGACCTTCCAACTTCTGGCCCAATGGGCATTCTACGAAACGGGTCAGCATCGACGAATCCTACCACACTCACCATGGTGTCTGGGGAAGCAATCTGGTTCGGCACGATCGACAAGAATACCCACATCCTTCACTGCACTTCTCTGCCGAGGATAGAAAACCATCACATCACAACACGGAAAACCACGTCCCGCCATCTCGCTTGAGGTCACGATCCGATGGGTCGACTTTTCTATCTCGCCCGATTATCCCTGGCGCGCGACCTACGACGAGTGCCGGGGCGTTGCCCCCCGTACtctgggaagaggaagaggaggaacaTGCGAGAGTATCGGACACGTCACAGTACATGGGGTACGGACCACAGAGACATGACGAACCCGACAAGAGCCTTCACGATGCGACGACAGTTGCACCaaaggttgaagaagatgtgAGAGGCGACACAACCCAGGCGACTTGTGCTGCATGTCACATGGTGCGAATACCGGTCGAACCGGACGCGCAGCAGGAAGGAGATACATGGATTGGCTGCGATGGGTGTAAGCGCTGGTTTCACATTCTCTGTGCCGGGTTCAAGAACGACCGAGAGATTCGCACCGTCGATAAATTTATTTGTCGAAATTGCCGAGCTACTCATGGGCAGACGACCTTTGTCCGTAAATCCTCGAGGGCCCGCACCGCCATTGATTATGCTGGGCTCAACCAGGGCGTCATCAAGGCTGCCTCGGACTCGGCGGAACACCACTACCTTGAACCCATCCGGCAAGGCAAGATTCGATTTCTGCCTGAAAATTTCCCTCGCATGAAGCCCGAGCTCATCACTGCTGAGTACTTTGAACGCGGGAATGGTTGGGCTGAGCCGGTCGTGATTCCTGCCGCTTGGAATCATCGAGAGGCCATGCCTGAGCTGGACGAGGACTTTGCATCACTCGTGGAAGAGGCTCCAACTCAAGAGATGTTCGATGATTTGCTAGACCATGTCGACGAGGTCGAGACAGGCGTCcaggaggtggtggattgCGGACAAGATCAACTCGATATGGTGGTACCACAAGGATTGACCGTCCGTGCTGTCGCTGAGCTCTACGGGCCTGAAGAAAGGGTAGAAGTGATCGATGTCAAGTCACAACAGGGCGAGGACAAGCGGTGGAACATGCAGAAGTGGGCCGACTATTATGAGAGCAATGAACCCGACAAGCCAGTGAGAAACGTCATCAGTCTGGAAGTCTCGCAGAGTAGACTTGGTCGACTGATCAGACGGCCAAAAGTCGTGCGCGACCTTGATCTGCAGGATGCAGTGTGGCCGCAGGAGCTCAAGGCCATTGGCGACTACCCCAAGGTTCAGTTCTACTGCCTCATGTCCGTGGCCGATTGTTATACCGACTTTCACATCGATTTCGGGGGATCGTCTGTCTACTATCATATCCTCAGGGGCAAGAAGACATTCTTCTTTATTCCTCCCAAGGACAAGCATCTCAAGAAGTACGAGGAGTGGTGCAAGTCTCCGGCGCAGGACTCGATCTTCTTGGGCAATCAAACGAAAGAATGCTACCGCGTGGACCTTTCCGAGGGCGATACCATGTTGATCCCATCGGGCTGGATTCATGCAGTATGGACGCCGGAGAACAGTTTGGTGATAGGGGGCAATTTCTTGACCCGACTGAATTACGGCATGCAAATCAAGGTCCTCAACATCGAGAAGGAGACTAAAGTACCTATGAAGTTCCGTTATCCGTTCTTCCAAAAGATCCAGTGGTACACCGCTCTGCGCTACTTGGAGGATGATCCAATTCCTCAAAACGTGATGGACTCGTTCGCTCAAGACGAAAATTACCGATTTCATCGGCGCCATCCGATCTACTATGAATTTGGAGAGCGTGCAAATCAGGAGCAGCCGGGGTCTGCCTACTACAATGCGCGCTTATACTCTCAAGCTGAGCTGGAGGGGTTGCCGGAACTGACCAAATACCTCTTGCGCACAGCGCTCATCGCGAGCTCATATAACATTGAGGGCGTAACTGTGGAAACGCGCAACGCAGTTCGACGGTCCGTTCCCAAAGGCATTAGTGATCCTGTCGACATGATCCGAAAGTTTGGCATTTGGGTCGCTTGGAAGCGCGGCAACGAGAAGGCACCGCAGTGGACTCGTCCTGGCGTCATCGAATCGAACCCCAAGATCCCGTTGAACGAGAAAAAATCGGCCGGCCGCCCAAGCCGTCGGTCGGAGCGCAATTTCGACAGTCAACGTACCTACGCTGAAAGACAGGCGGTTCAGCGGCCATCGGATGACGTCTCTGCTACGCCTGCTGCTCCAGCCAACAATCCTCCTGCTCCCGTCCCCAGCGAGACGGCTACGCCTGCGACGCCTGTGGCACCCGTGGCGCCCGCCTTTGCAGGAGACGTGGTCGTCCGGGAGCCTTCATCCGCCTCGAAGACTCGACCCGCCCAACGTGGCTCGGGACTGGGGCCAAAGCGGGTGGCCTGTGATGCTTGTCGTCGACGTCGGATACGATGCCGACACAAGGACGAGCCTGGCGATTCTGGCACCTTAGGTACTCATCTGGGTGTAAATGGGTTGGGACTCACCTCGGGTCTAAGCACCCCGTCATCACTAGCACAAGATGCCGTGTCTGCGCTGAACTCGCTCGCTGCCATTGCTTCTCAGGCTGGCTTTCAGAGCAATGGCGTTGTTGGctttgatcaatttgatGGGTCTGGCAAGTTTCATTCAACAGTGATGGGGACGTCTACTGTTGCGGGCAGTCGACTCGCCGAGCTGAGCCCTGATGGTGTCAAcggggggaagaagggcCGAAGTAAGGCGTGTGACGATTGTCGCAAGAGCAAA CGTCGGTGTATACATGATGAGTTCGGTCGTGTCGATCCTATCAAAGCACAAGAACGGTCGAAACCCCGCGGAACAGCTTCTTCAAAACGACCCCGGCCCAATGAGGATGAGACTGTCCCAGCGCcggtcaagaagaccaagcagGAGAGCACATCTCCGAATTTGCATGCCATGACATTCGAAGATTATGCGGCTACATCATTACCGCAGGATGCGCAGAGCGCGTACGACGTACTGCGCCACGCCCAAGCCCACCCCAGTAAAATGGCCGAGGTCGTGACTGTTGGCCAAGCCCTGTATGCATCACCTCCTGTCCTCCACGTCGACTCAATGGATATCAAAGATCAGAGCtccttggccatctctgAGAACCCAACCACCGCCTCCCTGGTATCGCCACCCACGTCGCTGGCCGACGAGATGGACCCGGTACAAGAAGGCGAGCCGGTGACATCAGTAGAGGGTGAGACTTCCGGTGTTCTCCACACTCCCAATTCAAGTTCGCGCCATTCGTCTCGACAACCCCGACATGGAGAACGGTTTATCACCGAGATCCCTCCCTCTCGCTCGTCAAATCATGTGACACGGCCTCCCGCGACACAGGTCACCCCTGGTCCCTCATCGATTCGGAAATCGTCCCCTCGCCCATCCTCATCGCATGCCAAGAAGAGCTCTCCGATGGTCGAGACGCACTTTGGTCGACATGCGACCACATCTCTCTCCCCGCGCCAGTCGAAGCATTCGAAGCACCGCGTCAAAGAAGATGCAGACGAGGAGAGTTTACGACTGATTCGGGAGCTTCAAGAGGAAGAATTCGGACTCCGAAGGAGACGCGGCTAG
- a CDS encoding Splicing factor 3B subunit 6: MSRKLAPEANRYNVTAEQLFDLFGKFGPIRQIRQGIANNSKGTAFVVYEDVHDAKQACDKLNGFNFQSRYLVVLYHQPEKMVRSKEDIQERQENLERLKQQHGIE; the protein is encoded by the exons ATGAGCCGGAAGCTCGCCCCCGAAGCAAATCG CTACAACGTAACCGCAGAGCAGCTTTTTGACTTGTTTGGGAAATTTGGACCCATTCG ACAAATTCGTCAGGGTATCGCCAACAACTCCAAGGGCACGGCATTTGTGGTCTACGAAGACGTACACGACGCCAAGCAGGCATGCGATAAGCTCAATGGCTTCAACTTCCAGAGCAGATACTTGGTCG TATTATACCACCAGCCCGAGAAGATGGTCCGTTCCAAGGAGGATATCCAAGAACGACAGGAAAACTTGGAACGACTCAAACAGCAACACGGGATAGAgtga